A window of Bacillus toyonensis BCT-7112 genomic DNA:
AATTACTTAGTAAAAATGAGGCGTATAAAAAGGCAATCGAATTAATTCGTAAAGTTGGTATAGCTCGTGCGGATGAAATTGTCCATTCGTATCCACATGAACTAAGTGGAGGCATGTTACAACGCATTATGATTGCTGTTGCGCTTAGTTGTAATCCTAAGTTATTAATTGCTGATGAGCCGACAACAGCTCTTGATGTTACGATTCAAGCCCAAATATTAGACTTATTAAGGCAAATAAAAGAGGAACTTAAAACATCCATTTTATTAATTACACATGATTTAGGCGTTGTAGCAGAAATGGCTGATTACGTTGTCGTTATGTATGGCGGGAAAGTTATTGAAGAAGCACCGGTACTAGAGATATTCCAAAATCCGAAACACCCATATACGAAAGGGTTGTTGAAATCAAAACCAGTGATGGGAAAACGAATAGATAAACTATATTCTATTCCAGGGCAAGTTCCTAATTTAGTTGGTTTGGATGAGTTTTGCTATTTTAGTGGTCGTTGTGAGCATTGTATGGAAATATGTAAAGAAGAGGCACCAAATTTGAATGTGCACGATGAGAACCATAAAGTAGCTTGCTGGTTATATGAGGAGCGTGCGGAACAATGAGTGAACCATTATTAGAAGTGAAAAACTTAAAGACGTATTTTCCAATTAAGGGCGGCATATTTAGTAGAACGATTGGACATGTAAAGGCAGTTGATGGAGTAAGTTTTACTATTAATAAAGGTGAAGTGTTTGGCCTAGTTGGAGAATCAGGAAGTGGAAAAACAACGATAGGAAAAACAATTTTACGTCTCGTCCAAAAAACGGAGGGAGAAGTAAAGTTTAAAGGGCACGATGTTTATTCCTTATCCAAGGAGGAATTGAGAAAACATCGCCCTAATATGCAGCTTGTTTTTCAAGATCCATTTAGTTCATTAAACCCAAGAATGAGAATTGGAGAAGCACTTGGTGAGCCGATGTTGGCTCACGGACTAGCGACGAAAGAAAATGTTCGTGCAAAGGTGATAGAAGTATTGGAGTTATGTGGTTTAGCTCCGTATCATATTGACCGGTATCCTCATGAGTTTTCTGGTGGGCAACGTCAGCGTATCGTTATCGCAAGAGCTATGGTATTAAATCCAGAATTCATTGTAGCTGACGAACCTGTGGCAGCACTAGATGTATCTATTCAAGCACAAATCATTAATTTATTTAGTGAGTTACAGGAGAAAAAGGGATTATCTTATTTATTCATTTCACATGATTTAAGTGTTGTGGAACATTTATGTACAAAAATAGGAATTATGTATTTAGGAACGATTGTAGAAACGGCACCGCGTGATGAGTTATTTACGAATCCACTTCATCCGTATACAAAAGCATTGTTATCAGCTGTGCCAATACCAGATCCAACAGTGAAGCGGGAGCGAATTATACTAGAGGGGGATATTCCCAGTCCAGCAAATCCACCTTCAGGTTGTCGTTTTCATACACGCTGCCCGTTTGCGACAGATGTTTGTACACAAACGGTACCAGAGTTTCGTAATGTTGGTGAAGATCATTTTGTTGCTTGTCATCATGTATAAAAGAGAAGGACCCTTTCAGAAGTTGAAAGGGTCTTTTTTTATTTACTAGATAAAGTTTGTTTTAAAACAAATTGCTCGATTGCATGGGCAACACCATGTTCATTGTTTGTTAATGTTACAACGTCACATAATTTTTTTACATCTTCTTCAGCATTTCCCATTGCAACAGATAAACCAGCAACTTCTAACATTGGTACATCATTAAAATTATCACCAATAGCAATTGTATCTTCAATTGGTATATTAAAATGAGCTGCCATCTGCTGTAGCCCATTTCCTTTATGGCCATTCTTATCCATAATTTCTAAATTAGTAGGAGCAGATGCTGTAACCATAATAGCAGTGTCTTCTTGTAACATACTTAATAACTGGGCGCGATGACCTGCATTGAACGTTAAAATGAAGAATTTAGATATTTCGAGTTCTTGATTGTTTACAACATCTTCGATTTTTTGGAAATCAGTAATTAGGTTTGATTTCTTTTGTTTTTCTGTAATTCTTTCGAGTTCTTCTAATGTAACATCTAGCGCATGCTTGTTTTCTTCGAATGCCTGCATCACTTGATCTTGCCATGTAGAAGGAGAGTAAACCCCTTTATTTGTATATAGCTTATATGGAAAACCTTCAGCTTCTAGTAATTTTGCAAGTTTGTACACTTTATCGTTTTGTAAACAACGCGAGTTAATTACTTTTCCATCCACGTAAACAATTGCCCCATTGCTTGCTCCAACTGGAAGAGATAATTGGTATTCTTCCAATAGTTTTAAAGCATCCTCTTTTGCGCGGCCAGAACAAATCATTACAATATGTCCAGCTTCTTGTGCAGTTTGGATTGCTTGTAAGTTCTCTTTGGAGATTTCAAGATTAGATGATAGTAGTGTACCATCCATATCTAATGCGATTAATTTCAAAATGACCACCTCTTTGTTTTTATTATACATAGTTATATAGAGGAAACATATAAACTTATCTTGGAAAGATAGTATTTTGTCCTATAGTGTACCATCCAGTGAAAACCTAGTAGATTCAACCTTACTTATTAAAGATTCACCTTGATTTGTAACAAAAGTAGAGAGGAATATAGTTATATTTAGGTTTATGACTGTAATGTTACACGAATGTTACAAACGTGAATGTAGTGGGAAATGCATTGAAATAGGGTTTTTAAGGGTGTTTATAAAAAACGTAAAAAAATGTAATAAAATTTACGTAATCATATTGCAACGTAATAATAGTTATGTTACATTAGTGTTACAAACGTTACGTTATCAAATTCAATGTAACGATAACATAAAAACTATGAAAAAAACATTTCTTAGAAATTACATATAGAAAACTTATTCAAAGGGAGGATAAATGATATGAAAGAGCAAGTATTACAAGTAACAAAAGGTGACTTCGTAGGATCAGCAAGTGGAGCGGTAGTATTAACAGCATTAATCGTATTTCTATCAAGCGTATTAGTATAATAGAAGTTTTGTAACAAAAGATAAATGAAGGGAGAATGAAAGATATGAAAGAGCAAGTATTACAAGTAACAAAAGGTGACTTCGTAGGATCAGCAAGTGGAGCGGTAGTATTAACAGCATTAATCGTATTTCTATCAAGCGTATTAGTATAATAGAAGTTTTGTAACAAAAGATAAATGAAGGGAGAATGAAAGATATGAAAGAGCAAGTATTACAAGTAACAAAAGGTGATTTCGTAGGATCAGCAAGTGGAGCGGTAGTATTAACAGCATTAATCGTATTTCTATCAAGCGTATTAGTATAATAGAAGTTTTGTAACAAAAGATAAATGAAGGGAGAATGAAAGATATGAAAGAGCAAGTATTACAAGTAACAAAAGGTGATTTCGTAGGATCAGCAAGTGGAGCAGTAGTGTTAACGGCATTAATCGTATTTCTATCAAGCGTATTAGTATAATAAAAGTTTTAAATTGTACAAAATGAAAGGAGAATGAGGAATATGAACAGTGAACAAGTGCTACAAGTAACAAAAACAGATTTATTAGGATCATTAGGCGGAGCAGTAATATTAACATCATTTATTCTATTCCTTGCAAATATATTAGTATGAGAAATATAAATACAATTATTCAAAAAAAATAAAGACTCTAACGTATTAGTAAGTAGTTAATATGTTGGAGTCTTTTTTGTTTTCCCCACATATATACCTTCAATTATGAATATTTTCCCCTTACTTTAAAGAGAAAAAAGTCGAATTTTATATGTAAGAAAAAAAGAGGAATTTGACAGAAAAGATAGAAAATTTTAAAGGTCAGAAATTGTTAGCCTGCTAACTAATTTCTATAAATTGATGTTGGAAGCGTTTTCGGTTGGTTTTAGGTATGGACCATTTAATCTATTTACAGGGGGATGAAGAGATTATGAAACAAAAATCTATGGATACGCTAGCTGCACAAATGGAGGACTTTTTTCCGGTACGTGATGTAGATCATTTGGAGTTTTACGTAGGGAATGCAAAACAATCGAGTTATTACCTTGCGAGAGCGTTCGGATTCAAAATTGTGGCTTACTCTGGATTAGAAACAGGAAACCGTGAAAAGGTATCTTATGTTCTTGTGCAAAAAAATATGCGTTTTG
This region includes:
- a CDS encoding Cof-type HAD-IIB family hydrolase, with translation MKLIALDMDGTLLSSNLEISKENLQAIQTAQEAGHIVMICSGRAKEDALKLLEEYQLSLPVGASNGAIVYVDGKVINSRCLQNDKVYKLAKLLEAEGFPYKLYTNKGVYSPSTWQDQVMQAFEENKHALDVTLEELERITEKQKKSNLITDFQKIEDVVNNQELEISKFFILTFNAGHRAQLLSMLQEDTAIMVTASAPTNLEIMDKNGHKGNGLQQMAAHFNIPIEDTIAIGDNFNDVPMLEVAGLSVAMGNAEEDVKKLCDVVTLTNNEHGVAHAIEQFVLKQTLSSK
- a CDS encoding DUF3948 family protein, which codes for MKDMKEQVLQVTKGDFVGSASGAVVLTALIVFLSSVLV
- a CDS encoding ABC transporter ATP-binding protein, which gives rise to MSKAVVELKDLQTHFQTEEGTVKAVNHVSFAVREGETVCVVGESGCGKSVTALSIMGLIAESGSVVGGDILYEGKSLLGMKEKELRSLRGNDIAMIFQEPMTSLNPVFTVGEQIVETLREHELLSKNEAYKKAIELIRKVGIARADEIVHSYPHELSGGMLQRIMIAVALSCNPKLLIADEPTTALDVTIQAQILDLLRQIKEELKTSILLITHDLGVVAEMADYVVVMYGGKVIEEAPVLEIFQNPKHPYTKGLLKSKPVMGKRIDKLYSIPGQVPNLVGLDEFCYFSGRCEHCMEICKEEAPNLNVHDENHKVACWLYEERAEQ
- a CDS encoding DUF3948 family protein, with product MNSEQVLQVTKTDLLGSLGGAVILTSFILFLANILV
- a CDS encoding DUF3948 family protein, with amino-acid sequence MKEQVLQVTKGDFVGSASGAVVLTALIVFLSSVLV
- a CDS encoding ABC transporter ATP-binding protein, whose product is MSEPLLEVKNLKTYFPIKGGIFSRTIGHVKAVDGVSFTINKGEVFGLVGESGSGKTTIGKTILRLVQKTEGEVKFKGHDVYSLSKEELRKHRPNMQLVFQDPFSSLNPRMRIGEALGEPMLAHGLATKENVRAKVIEVLELCGLAPYHIDRYPHEFSGGQRQRIVIARAMVLNPEFIVADEPVAALDVSIQAQIINLFSELQEKKGLSYLFISHDLSVVEHLCTKIGIMYLGTIVETAPRDELFTNPLHPYTKALLSAVPIPDPTVKRERIILEGDIPSPANPPSGCRFHTRCPFATDVCTQTVPEFRNVGEDHFVACHHV
- a CDS encoding DUF3948 family protein, which codes for MKDMKEQVLQVTKGDFVGSASGAVVLTALIVFLSSVLV
- a CDS encoding DUF3948 family protein, with amino-acid sequence MKEQVLQVTKGDFVGSASGAVVLTALIVFLSSVLV